From one Culex quinquefasciatus strain JHB chromosome 3, VPISU_Cqui_1.0_pri_paternal, whole genome shotgun sequence genomic stretch:
- the LOC119769064 gene encoding uncharacterized protein LOC119769064 yields the protein MDAGNVSGLSPFVPGDTSTVSARWKKWKRSFNIFLDVHNVTIAARQKSYLLHYVGPQVQDVFFSLQGNDAPAVPEGSDVFKEAVKLLDEYFLPMKCLPLERHKFRNLEQNEDEPIEGFVLRLREQGNLCEYGDHLEEEIKEQLFEKGVSDDLRATILNKPQMTLAETIEAGRSLETIGKHRKTTMFSPQLEEVYKVSRSKNNIKGKCYRCGRSGHFANDESCPALNRKCERCGHVGHFKKRCNTKQRKKEGKWRRQVMSDSYDSDDSKQQSGSDSEEENVQYLFAMEPVEEAKAVCTVGGVSVKWVVDSGAGVNVIDRQTWERLKEKEVSVSHQSTGVRATLKTYAGQNVTVAGMFCSQLATKKKTVRAEIYVVEDGTCCLLGRKTAVALGILNISAEGQRRNGTRTRTGTAKF from the coding sequence ATGGACGCGGGAAACGTCTCGGGTTTGTCACCGTTTGTTCCTGGGGACACGTCCACGGTGTCTGCTAGGTGGAAAAAGTGGAAGCGATCCTTCAACATCTTCTTGGACGTACACAATGTTACGATTGCTGCTCGCCAAAAATCGTACCTCCTACACTACGTGGGACCACAAGTTCAAGACGTCTTCTTCAGTCTACAAGGGAATGATGCACCGGCAGTTCCGGAGGGCTCGGACGTGTTCAAGGAGGCGGTCAAGCTTCTAGACGAATACTTCCTCCCGATGAAGTGCCTGCCGCTGGAACGGCACAAGTTCCGGAACCTGGAGCAGAACGAAGACGAGCCAATCGAAGGATTCGTTCTCCGGCTGCGCGAGCAGGGTAACCTCTGTGAATATGGTGACCATCTGGAGGAAGAGATCAAGGAACAGCTTTTTGAGAAGGGAGTATCGGACGATCTTCGGGCTACGATCCTGAACAAGCCGCAGATGACCCTGGCGGAAACGATCGAAGCGGGGCGCTCGTTAGAGACCATCGGAAAGCACCGAAAGACGACGATGTTTAGCCCGCAACTGGAGGAGGTATATAAAGTCAGTAGATCAAAAAACAACATTAAAGGGAAGTGCTATCGCTGTGgaagatctggccactttgCCAACGACGAATCCTGTCCTGCTCTGAACCGTAAGTGCGAGCGCTGCGGACATGTTGGGCACTTTAAGAAGAGATGTAACACGAAGCAGCGGAAGAAGGAGGGCAAGTGGCGGCGGCAGGTGATGAGTGATTCGTATGACTCTGACGATTCAAAGCAGCAAAGCGGAAGCGATTCAGAGGAGGAAAATGTGCAGTATTTGTTTGCGATGGAACCGGTCGAAGAAGCGAAAGCAGTTTGTACGGTTGGAGGTGTAAGTGTGAAGTGGGTGGTTGATTCAGGTGCAGGCGTAAACGTCATCGATCGCCAAACCTGGGAACGCCTAAAGGAAAAGGAAGTGAGCGTCAGTCACCAGAGCACCGGGGTAAGAGCAACGTTGAAGACGTATGCTGGACAAAATGTAACTGTCGCGGGAATGTTTTGTTCCCAATTGGCCACTAAGAAGAAGACCGTACGTGCAGAGATCTACGTGGTGGAAGATGGAACGTGCTGTTTACTAGGCCGAAAAACAGCGGTGGCGCTCGGAATTCTCAACATCAGCGCAGAAGGCCAGAGGAGGAACGGAACCCGGACACGAACCGGAACagcaaagttttaa